A stretch of DNA from Halobaculum sp. XH14:
CGTCGACCGCATCGTCGACCGGACGCTCGGCACCGTCCGCAACGTCCGGGGGGTCATCCAGCGATCCCGGGACGATAGCTGGGACGCCGAACGCCGGGCCAACGGCCACTACTACCAGAACGACGCCGAGTCGAGGGCGCTCGAGAGCGGCGGCGAGATGCCGGTCCCGCTGGCGGAGGCCCGGTGGACCATCTTCCTCATGGAGGAGATTCGGAACGCGGCACGGAGCGACGGCTCCCCCGACGTCGAGTCCGTGGAGCCCGCGGTCGCCACCGACGGCGAGTGAACCGCGGCGCTCACGCCTGAGACGACCTGCCTCCACGGCGCTCACGCCTGAGACGACCTGCCTCCACGGCGCTCGGCCCGCCCGTCACGGCCGAGACCGTCGTCGCTCGCCCTGCTCCTGCCCGTCCGCTGACGCTGCCGGCTCTCCCACCCGTCCGCGTTTCCCCGCCGATCGCTGGCGCGGCCCGCCCTCGCGCCGTTCACGGTTCGCCGCCGCACTTCGCCGCTCACGACCTGCCGCCTGCACCCCGTCGCGCGCACCCCATCGCCCTGACATTCTCCGACGACTGCGGCACACCGTTTTTACGACACACCCGCCAAGTGGAACCCGATGCCATCCGCACTGTTCGTCGTCAGCGAGGAGGGGTACTGGGGAGAGGAGTGCGTCGAGCCGCTCACGACGCTCGACGATGCGGGCGTCGACGTGACGGTCACGACGCCGTCGGGCGGATCGGCCGTCGTCGACGAGCGCTCGGTCGACCCCGACAACGTCGGCGAGGAGACCGCCGCGTTCGTGCGCGAGGTCGCCGAGTCCGACGACCGGCTTCAGGACCCCGAACCGATCGCCACTGAGTCGGCCGACGGCTACGACGCCGTCGTGTTCCCGGGCGGCCACGGCACCGAGTGGGACGTGAATCAGGACCGGCACGCCCGCGAACTCCTCAGGGAGGCGGTCGAATCGGGCGACTCGACGGCGCTCGTCGTCTGTCACGCCGTGGGCATCCTCGCGTTCACGCGCGACTCGTCGGGCGGGCTCCTCGTCGAGGGCCGGGACGTGACTGGCTTCCCGAACGAGTGGGAGGAGGGCATCGTCGACGACCTCGACCGGATGCCAGACGGGCGAAAGCTGCCGTACTGGGTCGAGGACGAGGTGAGCGCCGCCGGTGCGAACTGGGACGCCGAACTCGACGCCGACGTCTCCGTCACGATCGACGGCGATCTGGTGACGGCGCGCGGGCCGGGCTCCTCGGCTGCCGCGGCCGACGCGCTGCTGGGCGAACTCGGCGTCGAACGGCCCGCGGACTGACGGGGCTGCGACGCCGTCACGTGAGCCGGAATCCTGTCATCCGGATTTGACACTCCGCGTCAAGTTACTGGCCGATGCGTTAGCTTACTCCTAACCGTACACCGACTAACAAAGGTCCTCTTACCGAACCTAGTCACGTCGGAACCGCCGACGTGAAACAATGACTACGGGTCCAGAGAGCGACGAGCACGGCAGTATCGACTCCGACACGACCGACCGGCCGACGATGCGGGAGATGGGGCGACAGACACCCTCCCGGCGCGGCCTCCTGCTGGGAACCGGGGTGGCCGTCGGTGCGGGGCTCCTCGGCGTGGGCGGCTCGGCGCTCGCACAGCAGGAGGGCGGGGACGGCGACGGGACGGACGCCGTCCCGGACGAGTACTCCCGGCAGTACACCGACGTCGACGTCCTCTCGTACGCGCTCATGCTCGAACGGCTGGAGGACGCCTTCTACGCGGAGGGGCTCGACACGTTCTCCGAGGAGGACGTCGCCGACTCCGACGCGCTCGAGCAGTTCGGCGACGGGATGACGACCGCCGTCTGGGAGTATCTGACGACGGTCGGCGACCACGAGTCGACACACGTCGACCAGCTCGCCCGCGTCATCGAGGCGCTGGGCGGCGACCCGGGCGAGGCCCCGGAGTTCACCTTCGGGTTCGAGACGTTCGACGAGTTCCTCGCCACCGCGCAGGTGCTCGAGAACACGGGCGTCGCGGCGTACGCGGGGGCGGCCCCGGCCATCGAGAGCCCGGACGTCCTCTCGGCCGCGCTGTCGATCCACAGCGTCGAGGCGCGCCACGCCGCGTTCCTGAACCTGCTCACCGGGGCTTCTCCGTTCCCGAACGCGTTCGACGAGGCCATGTCGATTCCGGAGGTGCTGGAGGCGATCCAGCCGTTCCTCCCCGGCGACGAGGAGACTGACACGCCTGAGGAGGAAACCGACACGCCCGAGGAGGAGACGGACACGCCGGAAGAGGAGACGGACACCCCCGAGGACGCGACCGAAACGCCGGAGGAGGAAACCGACACGCCCGGGGAACCGACCGAAACGCCGGAGGGCACTGACGTTCCCGAGGGGACGGACACGCCGTCGGGAACGGAGACGCCGACGGACGGGACTGACGCGCCCGGCACCGCCACCGACACGCCGACGAGCGGCACCGGAACGCCCGGCGAGGGGACCGGGACGCCGGTCGACGGGACCGACTCGCCGCCCGGCACGCCGGGGACCCCCCCGAGCACGACCGACACGCCGGGTGGGGGGACCTAGGCGCGACCGCCGGTCGTTCGCCCCGCCAGTCCTCCCGGCGGGTCAGAGTCCCCGCCGCTGATACCGCCTCCGGCCGAACTTGTAGAGCGGCCAGGCCACCGGCGAGAGCCCCTTCTCCATGCTGAACAGCGGGACGGCGCGCGCGCCGTACTTCTGCTTGAACCCGAACACCGAGTTGCGGAAGTGAGCGCCGGTCTTCCCGAACCCGTACTCGTCGAAGCCGTGCTCCATGCCGAACTTAATCGCGTGCTCGTGGAGCAGTTCCGACGGGTGGTACTGGTAGTTCGACGCGTCCGGGACGGCCGAGAGCCAGTGGTGGAGCACCGACGCCTCCTCGTCGAGCAGGTGGACGTAGCGGCCGACCTCGCGCCCGTCGACGACGGCCGTGAACACCCGGACCCGGTCGCCGAACTCCTCGGCCAGCGACTCGAGGAAGGCGCGCGGGAGCACCGTCCCGTCCACCCGCTCCATGTTCGCCACGTACGGCTCGTAGGTCGCGTCGAGGTCGTCGCCGAGCCGGGAGACCTCGACCCGGTACTCCTGCTCGTGGGCCTCGCGGAGGTCCTTGCGTCGCTCCTTGTCCATCCGCGAGCGGACCGACTCCCAGTCGCCGTCGATGTCGAGTACGAACAGGCAGGTGTGGAACGTCGGCTCGTAGCCGCGCCCCTGGAGTTGCTGGCCGTAGCGGACGTTCGTCAGGTCGTGGGACTCCAGCCGGTGGAACACGACCCCTCGGCCGACCGACGATTCGAGGCCGTCGAACAGCAGGTCCAGCGACTCGCGCTCGTCGGTCAACAGCAGCGGGCCGCCGAAGCCGGGCGAGGAGGAGGTCACCATCCGCAGCGGCGGGTCCGAGGGCAGGGGGTCGGTGACCGTGTCGGGCAGCGGGAGCTCGCGGAGCACGTTCGGCAGCACGGCCACGGGGTTGCCCTTCTTCTCGACGACGACGTGGCGACCCTCCTCCTCGAACCCGTCCTCGAGCGCGCGGATCCACTCGTGTCTGTGGAACAGCGTCCCCCGTTCCGACTGGGAGACGACGTGGTTCCACTGGTTCTCGTTCACGTCGGCGACGGTGCGGTGGGCGCGGAACGCTGTCATGGATGCTGGTAGGGGTGGCCGGCGTCCGTTCCCGGACTGGCGGGACGGCCCGTCGGGCCGTGCGTCGTTCCTCCCGGCGCTCGGGTCCGGGGATGATTCACTGGTCTGTCACGTCGCCGTCCGCGGATTTCGGCCGCGTACGTGGCGATTTCCGGGCGTTCGGACATTGTAATGGGACGGGTATCGGGCGGGTGGCTCGGGTAAGCCGGCGTTGTGGCGTCGTGACTTCCGCGACCGGCGGGCTCGGGTACGCTACTCACCGGCGCTCGGCCGGTTGACCCGAGTCGTCGCGTCCACGAGGTCGGCCAGCCCCTCGCGGAGCGACGTCGTCGGCTCGTATCCCAGCAGCTCCTCCGCCCGCGAGACGTCGGCCCGACTGCGCCGGAGGTCGCCGGGGCGGGGGTCGACGTGGACGATGTCGACGTCGGGGTCGGTCAGTTCCCGGACCAGCTCGGCGAGCTCCCGGATCGTGACGCTCTCGCCGGTGCCGACGTTGACGGCCGTGCCGACGCGGTCGGTGACGGCGGCCGCCAGGTTCGCGTCCACCACGTCCGAGACGTGGACGAAGTCGCGCGTCTGCTCGCCGTCGCCCTCGACCGTGAGCGGGCCGCCCGAGCGCGCCTGATCCAGGAAGGCGCTGATGACGCCGCTGTACGGGCCGCTCGCCTGCCGCGGGCCGTACACGTTGAAGTAGCGGAGCGCCACCGTCTCCAGGTCGTACAGCTCGTCGTACAGCCGGGCGTAGTGGTCGAGCGCGAGCTTGTCGAGCGCGTACGGGGAGGACGGCCGCTTCGGCTGGTCCTCGGTGACCGGGACCGATTCTGGCTGCCCGTAGATGGCGACGCTCGAAGCCAGCACGACGCGGGCGTCGACGCGCCGGGCAGCCTCCAGCACCTGTACCGTGGCCGTCGCGTTCCGGTCGTGGCTCTCGGTCGGCCGGTCGACCGACTTGGGAACCGAGACGAGACCCGCCTGGTGGAACACCATGTCGATCCCCTCCATCGCCGCGCCGAGCGTGTCCGGGTCGCGCACGTCGCCCTCGAGGAGCCTCGCGCCGTCCGGGACGTTCTCGCGTCGCCCCGTCGAGAGGTCGTCGAGCACCCGGACGTCGTTGTCGGCCACGAGCGCGTCGGCGAGGTGGCCCCCGACGAACCCCGCGCCGCCGGTCACGAGCACCGACTGCCCCGTCGGCCGGTCGGTCGCGGGCGCCCGGCCCGCGCCGGCTCGCCGCCCGGAGTTCCCGGCGTCCCCGGCACGTTCCCCGTCGTCGGTCATCGCCGCCCACCGCGCGAACGCTGTCGCCCGTTCATACGACCGAGCAGGGTCGGTCGCGGGATTGTTAGCCGTCCGCTTCCGGCCGGGAGCGCCCGTTCGGGCCGGGCCTCAGCCGATGAACTCGGCGACCTCGCGGACGTCGAGGACGCCGCCGGCGACCGAGAGCACGCTCCAGACGAGCAGCCCGACGACCACGGCCCCCACGAGCGTGAGGATGCCCGACACCATCGGCAGCACCGAGACGACGACCGCGCCCATCCCGGCCGTGACGAGACAGACGATCCCGGCGTGCCGGGCGACCCGTCGGAGGCTGAACTCCAGCTCGCTGTGGATGACCCAGACGTTCGCGCCGGTGTAGACGGTGTAGGTGATCACCGTGGCGATCGCCGCGCCGACGACGCCCATCGTGGGGATGAGCACCAGGTTCAACAGGAAGTTCGCGACCGCAGTGGCCGTCTTGACGACCGCCCGCGAGCGGGCGCGTCCCAGGTAGTCCAGCCCGTCGCTGGTCACCTTGTTGATCGCGTTGACGAAGATGAAGCCGCTGAACACCTGGACGACCGGGACCGCCTCGAGGTACGGCGTGCCGAACACGTACCGGACCATCGGCTCGGCGACGAGGATCAGCCCGACGGTCGCGGGCACGTACGCCAGCAGGACGTACTGGAGCGACCGCTCGTACAGGCTGGCGGCCCGGTCGAGCCGGTCGCCGGACTTCTGCTCGCCGAGCGCGGGCGAGATGGTGAAGCCGAACGACGCGGCCGGCATCGAGACGAAGTCGGAGACCTGCTTTGCGACCGTGTAGTAGCCGACCGCGGTCATGTTCATGAGCAGGCCGACCAGCACGGTGTCGACGCGCTTGTCGAGGACGTTCGCGCCACGGGTCGCCGTCAGGGGCACCGCGTACTCCAGCATGCGTCTGGTGAGCCCCTCCTCCATCTCGGGGGCGGGCTCGTACCGCCGGTAGAAGTCGACGTACAGCGCGCCGAACCCGAC
This window harbors:
- a CDS encoding DJ-1/PfpI family protein; amino-acid sequence: MPSALFVVSEEGYWGEECVEPLTTLDDAGVDVTVTTPSGGSAVVDERSVDPDNVGEETAAFVREVAESDDRLQDPEPIATESADGYDAVVFPGGHGTEWDVNQDRHARELLREAVESGDSTALVVCHAVGILAFTRDSSGGLLVEGRDVTGFPNEWEEGIVDDLDRMPDGRKLPYWVEDEVSAAGANWDAELDADVSVTIDGDLVTARGPGSSAAAADALLGELGVERPAD
- a CDS encoding flippase, which gives rise to MVSTDRLSRGVKAIFGAGVVRMVSNALLVVLLTRFLLTTEGYGRLNFALSVLTIVSIFATLGLPKSAARYITDFAETDPGQIPHIIRRSVLYLGVITVVLSVAVVVVGRPAARLLDEPRIVPFLLVGAVYIGSRSGTKYLGSIFQGFNQVTWTAVVKVISSVSRLVFVAAFVLLGFGAVGALAGYVASFVLASVVGFGALYVDFYRRYEPAPEMEEGLTRRMLEYAVPLTATRGANVLDKRVDTVLVGLLMNMTAVGYYTVAKQVSDFVSMPAASFGFTISPALGEQKSGDRLDRAASLYERSLQYVLLAYVPATVGLILVAEPMVRYVFGTPYLEAVPVVQVFSGFIFVNAINKVTSDGLDYLGRARSRAVVKTATAVANFLLNLVLIPTMGVVGAAIATVITYTVYTGANVWVIHSELEFSLRRVARHAGIVCLVTAGMGAVVVSVLPMVSGILTLVGAVVVGLLVWSVLSVAGGVLDVREVAEFIG
- a CDS encoding NAD-dependent epimerase/dehydratase family protein, with translation MTDDGERAGDAGNSGRRAGAGRAPATDRPTGQSVLVTGGAGFVGGHLADALVADNDVRVLDDLSTGRRENVPDGARLLEGDVRDPDTLGAAMEGIDMVFHQAGLVSVPKSVDRPTESHDRNATATVQVLEAARRVDARVVLASSVAIYGQPESVPVTEDQPKRPSSPYALDKLALDHYARLYDELYDLETVALRYFNVYGPRQASGPYSGVISAFLDQARSGGPLTVEGDGEQTRDFVHVSDVVDANLAAAVTDRVGTAVNVGTGESVTIRELAELVRELTDPDVDIVHVDPRPGDLRRSRADVSRAEELLGYEPTTSLREGLADLVDATTRVNRPSAGE
- a CDS encoding GNAT family N-acetyltransferase, with amino-acid sequence MTAFRAHRTVADVNENQWNHVVSQSERGTLFHRHEWIRALEDGFEEEGRHVVVEKKGNPVAVLPNVLRELPLPDTVTDPLPSDPPLRMVTSSSPGFGGPLLLTDERESLDLLFDGLESSVGRGVVFHRLESHDLTNVRYGQQLQGRGYEPTFHTCLFVLDIDGDWESVRSRMDKERRKDLREAHEQEYRVEVSRLGDDLDATYEPYVANMERVDGTVLPRAFLESLAEEFGDRVRVFTAVVDGREVGRYVHLLDEEASVLHHWLSAVPDASNYQYHPSELLHEHAIKFGMEHGFDEYGFGKTGAHFRNSVFGFKQKYGARAVPLFSMEKGLSPVAWPLYKFGRRRYQRRGL
- a CDS encoding ferritin-like domain-containing protein; the protein is MTTGPESDEHGSIDSDTTDRPTMREMGRQTPSRRGLLLGTGVAVGAGLLGVGGSALAQQEGGDGDGTDAVPDEYSRQYTDVDVLSYALMLERLEDAFYAEGLDTFSEEDVADSDALEQFGDGMTTAVWEYLTTVGDHESTHVDQLARVIEALGGDPGEAPEFTFGFETFDEFLATAQVLENTGVAAYAGAAPAIESPDVLSAALSIHSVEARHAAFLNLLTGASPFPNAFDEAMSIPEVLEAIQPFLPGDEETDTPEEETDTPEEETDTPEEETDTPEDATETPEEETDTPGEPTETPEGTDVPEGTDTPSGTETPTDGTDAPGTATDTPTSGTGTPGEGTGTPVDGTDSPPGTPGTPPSTTDTPGGGT